Within Lolium rigidum isolate FL_2022 chromosome 5, APGP_CSIRO_Lrig_0.1, whole genome shotgun sequence, the genomic segment GGAGCCCTGAATTGGAAGTAAAAACCGAGTGCTAAACCCTATTGGTGGGGGTCAGAGTGTTCTTTATCGCCCAGTTGGCGCCTTGGGGCTAATTAAGGTACGGAGAGGTGTTCCTCTGAAATTTGAAATTTCATGAAGAATTTTAGCCAACCCATGCATCACGTAGGTGCCACCGTGCCAATCCATTCAGCCCCAAGgcagtaatgctacacctacggaagGGATTTACGGAATCAGCCTACGGATGCAGATGTGGCATCAGGCCATTGGGCAGAGAAGTTGTGGTGGGTCTGGGAATTCATCCGAGGAGAAACATCTGCCTGCCACGCATGTCCGTAGGATTCTTTCCGTAACAAATCGTCCGTAAACTCAGCATTACCGTTTTGTAAAAGCACCTCTAGTGGGGCATTTTGTAAACCCTAAAcccatataattttttttggcgCGTAAGCATTGCTGCCGTGTGGCTGTTAGCTGCACACGCGTGAGCGTTTGATACTTGGATTGGTGGAAAGCAGCACGCGCACCTAGAGCTAGTCTATATGGTGCCATGTACTGCCGTGGCAGAAAATATGTAAGCGCACTCCGTTGTTGGCACATACTACTTGAGCTTCGATCTGTTGCAATGGCCGCACGTCAGCGCGTGTGTGCCTTGTAGGCTAACAAACAGTGAACACTAAACAGCAGAGAAGACGCAAGCGCGCCATGATGTCGACATGAGACCAGAAAAAACAGCACACATGAGACCAGAAAAAACCCAAGGTAACGAAACCTCTCTAAAATTATTGAGGCGTCAACAGATTGTCCCCGTGACCATCCTCAAGTTGTTTGATGAACTGCTCGCCTCGCCGGTGTGGGGTGGAGGAGGGTACTCAGTTCATCTCTCACCTCTTCTGCCTGGTGGCGGAGCTAGAGCAAAGCTTATCAGCGTGCACAGCTCCTAGATAACCTACAATTTTAGACAAATTCAAGCCACACGGGTGCACAAACCATTGTCTAGAGGGATGTACACACTAGATTTCAGGCTAACTGCAGGGTTATTTTTTTCCTACCCTGGTGCATGTGCACACTGGTAGCTTCCAGTAGCTCCGCCCCTGCTTCTGCCGTTGTCCacggttgatttttttttttttgaaatggggaagactccggcctctgcatcaattgatgcacacaactCTTTATGGCATAGTTTATATTTCAAAGTTTACACCTCAAGGATCACACAAAGTGTTCATAAACATCAACCAGCGAAAAAGAATAAGCAGAACAAAATGCCTATGCATCTTGTAATCGTCTAGAAAGGCCTGGTTGAAGATATCCCGTGCAACCGTCTACAGAAgggtgtgataacccacaagtatNNNNNNNNNNNNNNNNNNNNNNNNNNNNNNNNNNNNNNNNNNNNNNNNNNNNNNNNNNNNNNNNNNNNNNNNNNNNNNNNNNNNNNNNNNNNNNNNNNNNagggtaaagttttacaaaaatagccatagacacatatacctctatgcatatgtttgattttattttctttctcacttgaattggttgataattacttagttgggtgtgttgatgtatttcaaatCATATACCCAGGTCAACACTCAAAGTTGGAGCATTTGcacaaagtagccataggcttgcatatgcctttattatttaatatcatttctttttattttgttttacataGATGGTGATAATGAAGATGGGGTTTAGGTCTTAGTGGGGTTTACCATGGTTCATCACTATTTAGAGAAGAAAGAATGGTAGAGTTCAAAATTTATATATtagagctataggcccacatatgtctttttcttttatcttggtttctcaaaatagatccaaatgatttttgagaaggttagggttttgggtttttcttatttgatttctttctcttttatttttatttggtttgtgatcttcacttgatcactttaaggttttagggtttatcccaTAAGCATAattacactcatcatggcaaaaacacaagtaataggtatgagcactaagcatagcactctatttaagaaaagtttttgttggttctcatttttggaaaaaggaaattcattttctctttgttttttttaaaaatttggggtgttacagagccCGAGGTTCTGGTGCTGGCTGGGGCCATGGACATGGGGTTGTCATGGTTCTTAGCGAGTTGCGTTCTGTGGGGGCGTGGTGGCTGTCACCTCGGTGGTGGCCCTCGCCATGTCTGGGTGGTGGGGAGGTGATGCCGAGAGGAAAATCTCGCCCTGGTTCTTCcagggccacggcggcggcgtccacggacgtcgtctccttcttgaaggcgtcgttgtgGCTTCTCCCTGCCCCCTTtcgtgctccgggtgaaaacccaagatccccgGATCGGGCGGTAGCGGCACTCCGGTGttgtgctcttcttgaagacaccgtcttggagcccacatCACAAGGCTCTCCGACGGTCGTGTCGGAGGTGACTCTTCGgtgatcttcggcaaggcttgctcctgcccttcccttgtcgagcttccttggcgctgtTGTTCGATTTGTGAGCATCTTGGCtcggtccccggtggtggtcgaCTTCCGGTGGTGTTTCTGCGACGGAGGAGGtctgttgaggcgcgcgtgaaaatggctcgctctcgagtgaggtccggcccgacactgtagactccacctctcctccgagtcctcgtaggcgcGTTGGCTGAGCTTGTTGGTTGCGCTTCCGgctgtagcttcttcggtagttcgtgtgggtgtgtgatgtcgttctgtaagctggaTTCAGCACTTTATATCAATCTCGCCGTtcgtggctttgttaattcaaagttgagCACTTGAGTGTCTTTTATATCTAAAAAAAAGGATACTACGTGTATTTTATTGGGTTCACTTGAACCCAACACTTATACAGCAGCTCCGGTGAACTTTGCCACTCGTTTGTTTGTTTGGGCGTGTTGTGAACAGTGTGCACGAAAGCGAAGCAATCCTCACCAACCAGCTGGATCTTGCCGCCTGCCTATATAACCAGCCTGCACCTGCGTTCTAAAACCCACACCCACTTCACCGGATTCCCACTTCACCACCCTAGCTGCAAAGCCAAGAAACAAGAGCAGATGGCTGCCATGGCGGAGCGCCTCGCCCTCGCCTTCCTGCTCGCGGCGGCCGCAGTTGTGGCGGCATCGGCGGTGGACACCAAGCTGACCATGCACAACCTCTGCCCCTTCCCCGTGTACCCGCTGGTCACCCCCATCGACGGCCTCCCCTCCATCGCCGACAACACCATCCAGCTCGACGGCAACGGCCGCGGGCTCGTCTCCTTCCCCTTCCCGGCCACCTTCTGGGCCGGCCGCGTGGTGGCGCGCACCGGCTGCACGCCGCCGACGAGCTGTGAGAcggggacggcgccgccgatgaCGGTGGTGCAGCTGGTCGTGCACTCGGCCGATGCCGGGCCCGGGGCGGACCTGGCCACCTACAGCGTCAGCCTCAAGGACGGGTTCAACGTGGGCGCGGCGGTCAGCCCGCAGTTCATCGGCGGCGGGCAGTGCCCGGTGCTCGGCTGCCCCGTGAACCTCAACGACGGCTGCCCCGTGAACCAGCGCGTCGTCGACAAACACGGCATGGTGGTGGCGTGCAAGGGGGACTACGGATACTTCAAGCAGCGGTGCCCGCTGACGCGGGTGGGCGACAGCGACGTGGAGCCCGTTCCGCAGAGGTGTCTCGCGCCCCGCGAGCTCAAGGTCATCTTCTGCCCGGCCGCCATCTGATCGATCTTACCATGGTCGGCGCCGCCTCCGCCCAGACGGAGCTCGTATGGCGTCGGCGACAACTAGTAGCTGGTCATTACTACTCATTATTAGCGTGCCGCTGATGCATGCGTAAGGGTGTTGTGAAATGAAAATTGTGTCCAGACTGTGGCATACGGGAGTATCACTATATATCAGTCAATAATACATGTTCTTACACGTCTGTTTTAGAGGTTTCCGTATACTCGTTTTTTTTTGGTTGAGCAACCGTATATATTCGTACGTACTTGCTTATGATTGTTGTGGTCTTGTGGACGACGAAATGCTGGGCACAACGAGGCCCGGATATCGATTGGGGGCTGATGTGCAACACGAGCGAGCGAGGCTGGTTTATGTGATTCTGTCATCTGTTTGGGACGCAACATCTCAATTGACAGGCCGATTGTAAAGATTTGATAACACCGGCGTTGTTTTCCTACGATTTTCTTTTTGTCGCTCTCTCTTCTCTTACGTGGAGGAGGGACCCAACTGTAGCAGCTCCTTCTGCTAAAATTTGTCCTTCCTAATGGATTTACGACTCCTTGGCATTGGCTACCAAGGTCCGTATCTCTATTAATTCTCTAGTCACCCCAGTCGAAAGTGACTAGAAATGTTAAACTTGTACACCCTTATTTGTAAATGGTGGTGAGTATACGATTGATTCACAATCTTCCTACGGTTTGCACTTAGTGAAGGAGCTGTGCTGAGGCACTAGCACTGGCAAACACGCCAAACTCATCATGTTATGCCACGAGGGTTAGCACCTACCAGCCTCTAAGAGCTTCTTAGGGAAAGATAGATTCAAGTGCTCAACATTAATCCTCATGCAAATTCGGTGAGTCATGGCTTAATTAGGTCAGCTACACTACCCGAAACTGTGAAAATCGTGACGGCCAAGTACGTTCGTGGCGGTTCCGGGGCGTCCGTCACGCGTAACTACACGTTCGTGACGTGGAAGGCCGATTGACGCGAAAGACCGAGACAATCGCGACGACTGGGCGAATAACCTTCACGATTAGTGGAACCGTCACGATCAACTGATTTCTTTCGCGTCGCTTCGGCTCAACCGTCAGGATGGGCCGTCACGATTAGTTTTGGTCCGTCGCGACTGTTTTTCGGCTGCAGCGCGGCCCGTCTGCGCGCGGAACCATGAAAATAATGGGCCATTCGCGCCAATTATTGGGCTTTCGTGACGAGGACTGAGCCCAACGTCAGGAAAGAAGCAGGGACTTAGTCGATCCTTAGTCCACAAACTGTCCAGTCCGGCACGATCGAGCTTCGCCTCGACCGCttgcgccgctgccgccgcccatcTGCGAACTGCGCCGCCGCCCATCTGcgatctgcgccgccgccggaaccTCGTCCGCCTAGTCGCTCCCCCGTCCCACATCGTCGTCTTAGAAGCCGGCACCCCGCTGCACCTCCTTCCCCTCCATCGAGCCG encodes:
- the LOC124651806 gene encoding osmotin-like protein, which gives rise to MAAMAERLALAFLLAAAAVVAASAVDTKLTMHNLCPFPVYPLVTPIDGLPSIADNTIQLDGNGRGLVSFPFPATFWAGRVVARTGCTPPTSCETGTAPPMTVVQLVVHSADAGPGADLATYSVSLKDGFNVGAAVSPQFIGGGQCPVLGCPVNLNDGCPVNQRVVDKHGMVVACKGDYGYFKQRCPLTRVGDSDVEPVPQRCLAPRELKVIFCPAAI